The following are encoded together in the Streptomyces sp. NBC_00358 genome:
- a CDS encoding sodium/solute symporter, which produces MSAGDGQSFAVVVFLGFVAVSLLLCGLAAADLDDPEHFYAGGSAAFGPVGGGLAIAGDYISAATLLSTTGAVALDGADGVLFACATVVSLFLVLRILGEPLRRKGVFTLGDFLADQLDTPSARRAPGVATLVVLTPLLLVQLSTAGRIMAAMLGLPDAALAGCTVAGGALMVCYAAFGGMRGIGYVQILKVGVALVAMLLLAGVVLARFGWSPPALLDSARDHSGAGAAYLRPGLHFGHSVAGRLDLISFEATLLVGAACLPHITMRLHPVGKARTARRAVGWAVGPVMVVCAAVVVAGLGACALIGRGPVRAADPGGATALLMVTGALDPVSGGAGHSMLFAVVACAVFATTLAAVAGITLAAASSLARDFAGRPAHGSGHRSAAGEIRRARLGIVLVGAAAVVVSAGLGDRGRLTLISLSFTVAASVLAPVLLYALFLPGHSATGVRWTVYGTLPLVVLLIAGSPAMSGTPFAVFPDHDVRWFPLQTPGLITIPAGFLFGLVGRTSDRAARRPWRDGTGPVPPGARRSDPAGRR; this is translated from the coding sequence TTGAGCGCCGGCGACGGACAGTCGTTCGCCGTCGTGGTCTTCCTCGGTTTCGTCGCCGTGTCCCTGCTGCTGTGCGGACTGGCCGCGGCCGACCTGGACGACCCCGAGCATTTCTACGCGGGCGGCAGCGCGGCCTTCGGTCCCGTCGGCGGCGGACTGGCCATCGCCGGCGACTACATCTCCGCCGCCACCCTGCTCAGCACCACGGGTGCCGTCGCCCTGGACGGCGCGGACGGCGTTCTCTTCGCCTGTGCCACCGTCGTCTCGCTCTTCCTGGTCCTGCGGATCCTGGGGGAACCCCTACGCCGCAAGGGTGTGTTCACCCTCGGGGACTTCCTCGCCGACCAGCTCGACACCCCCTCCGCGCGCCGGGCTCCAGGTGTCGCCACCCTCGTCGTCCTCACCCCGTTGCTGCTGGTGCAACTGTCCACCGCCGGACGCATCATGGCGGCCATGCTCGGGCTTCCCGACGCGGCGCTCGCCGGATGCACGGTCGCCGGAGGCGCGCTGATGGTCTGTTACGCCGCGTTCGGCGGGATGCGCGGGATCGGATACGTGCAGATCCTGAAGGTCGGTGTGGCGCTCGTCGCCATGCTGCTGCTCGCCGGGGTCGTCCTCGCCCGGTTCGGATGGTCACCACCGGCACTCCTCGACTCCGCCCGGGACCACTCCGGAGCGGGCGCCGCCTATCTGCGCCCCGGACTCCACTTCGGCCACTCCGTCGCCGGGCGCCTCGACCTGATCAGTTTCGAGGCCACCCTCCTGGTCGGCGCCGCCTGTCTGCCGCACATCACCATGCGGCTGCACCCGGTCGGGAAGGCCCGCACCGCACGGCGCGCCGTCGGCTGGGCGGTCGGCCCCGTCATGGTGGTGTGCGCCGCGGTGGTGGTGGCGGGACTGGGCGCCTGCGCCCTGATCGGCCGGGGCCCGGTGCGGGCCGCAGACCCCGGGGGAGCGACCGCCCTGCTGATGGTGACGGGCGCGCTCGACCCGGTCTCCGGCGGTGCCGGGCACAGCATGCTGTTCGCGGTCGTCGCCTGTGCCGTCTTCGCGACCACCCTCGCGGCCGTCGCGGGCATCACCCTGGCGGCCGCCTCCAGCCTCGCCCGCGACTTCGCCGGCCGGCCCGCCCACGGGAGCGGACACCGCTCGGCCGCCGGGGAGATCCGCCGGGCGCGGCTGGGGATCGTCCTCGTCGGAGCCGCCGCCGTCGTCGTGTCGGCGGGCCTCGGAGACCGCGGCAGACTGACGCTGATCTCGCTGTCGTTCACCGTCGCGGCCTCGGTGCTCGCGCCGGTCCTGCTGTACGCGCTCTTCCTGCCCGGCCACTCGGCCACCGGAGTGCGCTGGACCGTCTACGGGACCCTTCCCCTCGTCGTACTGCTGATCGCGGGATCGCCCGCGATGTCGGGCACCCCGTTCGCGGTCTTCCCCGACCACGACGTCCGCTGGTTCCCGCTCCAGACCCCCGGGCTGATCACCATCCCGGCCGGCTTCCTGTTCGGACTCGTCGGCCGCACGAGCGACCGCGCTGCCCGGCGGCCCTGGCGGGACGGCACCGGACCGGTGCCACCCGGCGCGCGCAGGTCCGACCC
- a CDS encoding ParA family protein yields MSYAFVNLKPGVGKTTSAVWLAHALHESGLSPLLVDSDPASSALRWSELAGGFPFPVFSLPVGDVHRRVNDFLGDRRAVVFDAPQMEDHAHIARSVMRYASEWIVPVTPSPIELDRMAPIGGEMGDVQSLRARPARSAVLLNRTNRPDATRTGPDADAREALTERGFDVLSTHIPRLDLYSQSFGSPVEVKGSAYMDLADELIKRQDTM; encoded by the coding sequence ATGAGCTATGCCTTTGTGAACCTGAAACCCGGAGTGGGCAAGACGACGAGCGCGGTGTGGTTGGCTCACGCACTGCACGAGTCGGGCCTCTCACCGCTGCTGGTGGACAGTGACCCCGCGTCCTCGGCGCTGCGGTGGAGCGAGCTGGCGGGGGGCTTCCCCTTCCCCGTGTTCTCCCTTCCGGTGGGCGACGTGCACCGGCGCGTGAACGACTTCCTCGGGGACCGGCGGGCCGTGGTGTTCGACGCCCCGCAGATGGAGGACCACGCCCATATCGCCCGGAGCGTCATGCGGTACGCGAGCGAATGGATCGTGCCGGTGACCCCGTCCCCCATCGAACTGGACCGCATGGCACCCATCGGCGGCGAGATGGGCGACGTGCAGTCCCTGCGGGCCCGGCCCGCCCGCTCCGCCGTGCTGCTGAACCGTACGAACCGCCCCGACGCCACGCGCACCGGTCCCGACGCCGACGCCCGCGAAGCGCTCACCGAGCGGGGCTTCGACGTGTTGTCCACCCACATTCCACGACTCGACCTGTACTCCCAGTCGTTCGGCAGTCCCGTCGAGGTCAAGGGATCGGCGTACATGGATCTCGCGGACGAGCTCATCAAACGTCAGGACACGATGTGA
- a CDS encoding alpha/beta fold hydrolase — MGGGTAFLSAYDSVLRQWPGEVDTVDVPSAYGTTRVHVTGPKNGTPLVLLPGGGATSVVWFANVGALAAAHRVYAPDLMGDIGRSVHDGAPLRGADDLVAWLDTLFDALRLDAAHLCGHSYGAWIALNYALRAPHRITRLALLDPTDCFAGMSPAYLLRALPVLIRPTAGRVEAFHRWETGRTPENPAWRAFLGSTAQARRSKVVRMRRPKADELRICAVPTLVLLAARSRAHNARKVAPRARRLMPGATVDLLPNASHHSLPTEQPAELDRVLRRFLA; from the coding sequence ATGGGTGGCGGGACGGCGTTCCTCTCGGCGTACGACAGCGTCCTGCGGCAGTGGCCCGGGGAGGTCGACACCGTCGACGTGCCCTCCGCCTACGGCACCACCCGGGTCCACGTCACCGGTCCGAAGAACGGCACCCCGCTGGTGCTGCTGCCCGGCGGCGGGGCGACCTCCGTGGTGTGGTTCGCGAACGTGGGTGCCCTGGCCGCCGCACACCGGGTGTACGCCCCCGACCTCATGGGCGACATCGGCCGCAGCGTGCACGACGGGGCGCCCCTGCGCGGCGCCGACGACCTCGTGGCCTGGCTCGACACGCTCTTCGACGCGCTGCGGCTCGACGCCGCGCACCTGTGCGGCCACTCCTACGGCGCCTGGATCGCCCTCAACTACGCGCTGCGCGCACCGCACCGGATCACCCGCCTCGCGTTGCTGGATCCCACCGACTGCTTCGCCGGCATGAGCCCCGCCTACCTTCTGCGCGCCCTGCCGGTGTTGATCAGACCCACCGCCGGACGCGTGGAGGCCTTCCACCGGTGGGAGACGGGCCGTACTCCGGAGAATCCCGCCTGGCGGGCGTTCCTCGGCAGCACCGCGCAGGCCCGCCGGTCGAAGGTCGTCCGCATGCGGCGCCCGAAGGCGGACGAGCTGAGGATCTGCGCCGTTCCGACGCTGGTCCTCCTGGCCGCGAGGAGCCGCGCCCACAACGCGCGCAAGGTGGCCCCGCGGGCCCGCCGGCTCATGCCCGGAGCCACTGTCGACCTCCTTCCGAACGCCTCCCACCACTCCCTGCCCACGGAACAGCCGGCCGAACTCGACCGTGTGCTGAGGCGGTTCCTGGCCTGA
- a CDS encoding MarR family winged helix-turn-helix transcriptional regulator — translation MDDRDPDLQLVHLLRAVTVELDLFAAEFAGLHGLHPTDVRALIHLLDAGRAGTPATPGWLGARLGVNSASTTALIDRLERLELVRRGRDTRDRRRVLLTVTDRAVSLGWSFFGPLIDEMVASTRTFDERDLATVRRFLLAMRDVAVAGRRSQRDASGGG, via the coding sequence GTGGACGACCGGGACCCGGACCTGCAACTGGTCCATCTGCTGCGGGCCGTCACGGTGGAACTGGATCTCTTCGCCGCCGAGTTCGCCGGCCTCCACGGTCTGCATCCCACCGATGTGCGCGCCCTGATCCACCTGCTGGACGCCGGGCGGGCCGGCACGCCCGCGACCCCTGGATGGCTCGGGGCCCGGCTGGGGGTGAACTCGGCGTCGACCACCGCCCTGATCGACCGGCTGGAGCGGCTGGAGCTCGTCCGCAGAGGACGGGACACCCGCGACCGCCGACGGGTCCTGCTCACCGTCACGGACCGCGCCGTCTCCCTGGGCTGGTCGTTCTTCGGGCCGCTGATCGACGAGATGGTCGCCTCGACGCGCACCTTCGACGAGCGGGATCTGGCCACGGTGCGTCGTTTCCTGCTCGCCATGCGCGACGTCGCCGTCGCCGGGCGGAGAAGCCAACGGGACGCCTCCGGCGGAGGGTGA
- a CDS encoding GNAT family N-acetyltransferase, whose amino-acid sequence MTEIRTPRLLLRRWYDHDLAPMADINADPEVMRWIDDGSVLDLDATAEAIERWEDEWDEEGFGIFAVELLASGELAGFAGLSVPEYLPEVLPAVAISWRLGSSFWGQGYASEAAHATLEFALQDRGLDRVISIDRPGNEASENVVRKLGMKPESETAHPLYGFPLSVHAIDLTEFEA is encoded by the coding sequence ATGACCGAGATCCGCACCCCCCGCCTCCTCCTCCGCCGCTGGTACGACCACGACCTCGCCCCCATGGCGGACATCAACGCGGACCCCGAGGTCATGCGCTGGATCGACGACGGGTCGGTCCTCGACCTGGACGCCACGGCCGAGGCGATCGAGCGGTGGGAGGACGAATGGGACGAGGAGGGCTTCGGCATCTTCGCCGTCGAGCTGCTCGCCTCGGGCGAGCTGGCCGGCTTCGCGGGACTGTCCGTACCCGAGTACCTGCCCGAGGTGCTGCCCGCCGTGGCCATCAGCTGGCGGCTGGGATCGTCGTTCTGGGGCCAGGGCTACGCGTCCGAAGCCGCCCACGCCACACTGGAGTTCGCGCTCCAGGACCGCGGCCTCGACCGCGTCATCAGCATCGACCGGCCGGGCAACGAAGCCTCGGAGAACGTCGTCCGCAAGCTCGGCATGAAGCCGGAGAGCGAGACGGCGCACCCGCTGTACGGCTTCCCACTGAGCGTGCACGCCATCGACCTCACCGAATTCGAGGCGTGA
- a CDS encoding YrdB family protein — protein MSTDPGTALFAERPWFTANELLAFVVELAALACLSWWGFSTGHGWLPHFLLGVGVPLVAIALWALFAAPKARLRPGLPLVLLVKAVVLGGGAAAVYGVGHPLAAVVMAIVVVANTAVAETLRRTAPGRPTGPEGATAGSTGAR, from the coding sequence ATGTCAACGGACCCCGGCACAGCCCTGTTCGCCGAGCGGCCGTGGTTCACGGCCAACGAACTCCTGGCCTTCGTCGTGGAGTTGGCCGCGCTGGCCTGTCTGAGCTGGTGGGGGTTCAGCACCGGCCACGGCTGGTTGCCCCACTTCTTGCTCGGCGTGGGGGTGCCTCTGGTGGCGATCGCGCTCTGGGCGCTGTTCGCGGCGCCGAAGGCACGGCTGCGGCCCGGGCTGCCCCTCGTGCTCCTCGTCAAGGCGGTGGTGCTGGGCGGTGGCGCGGCGGCCGTGTACGGAGTGGGGCATCCCCTCGCCGCCGTGGTCATGGCGATCGTCGTGGTCGCCAACACGGCGGTGGCCGAGACCCTTCGCCGCACCGCGCCCGGCCGGCCCACGGGTCCGGAGGGCGCGACGGCCGGCTCGACCGGGGCGCGCTGA
- a CDS encoding NADP-dependent oxidoreductase — protein sequence MKAVRFHEYGGIDVLRVEEVERPAPGPGQVLVEVRAAGIQPGETMIREGARHGRWPAAFPSGQGSDLAGVVVDVGPEVRGFAVGDEVLGFTHDRASHAEFVVVDDVRLTSRPDGLPWDVAGSLYVAGTTAYATVFAVDPGPADTVVVSGAAGGVGSLAVQLARRRGATVVGLASERNHAWLRDRGVVPVVYGEGVAERIRQASGGNVDAFIDTFGDGYVELAVELGVRPERINTIRDWQAAAKIGARTYGEGSAACAVVIGELARLAARGELEVPIARVYPLERVRDAFRELERRQTHGKIVLRP from the coding sequence ATGAAGGCGGTGCGGTTCCACGAGTACGGCGGGATCGACGTGCTGCGGGTGGAGGAAGTGGAGCGGCCGGCACCGGGCCCCGGGCAGGTGCTGGTCGAGGTCCGCGCGGCCGGGATCCAGCCCGGCGAGACGATGATCCGCGAGGGCGCGCGGCACGGACGCTGGCCGGCGGCCTTCCCCTCCGGACAGGGCAGCGATCTGGCGGGCGTGGTGGTGGACGTCGGTCCCGAGGTGCGCGGCTTCGCGGTGGGCGACGAGGTCCTGGGATTCACCCATGACAGGGCGAGCCACGCGGAGTTCGTCGTGGTCGACGACGTGAGGCTGACCTCCCGCCCGGACGGGCTTCCCTGGGACGTGGCCGGGTCGTTGTACGTGGCCGGTACGACCGCGTACGCCACCGTGTTCGCGGTCGACCCCGGACCGGCCGACACGGTCGTCGTGTCCGGTGCGGCGGGTGGCGTCGGTTCCCTGGCCGTGCAGCTCGCACGGCGGCGCGGTGCCACCGTGGTCGGGCTGGCGAGCGAGCGGAACCACGCTTGGCTGAGGGATCGCGGTGTCGTCCCGGTCGTGTACGGGGAGGGCGTGGCCGAACGGATCCGGCAGGCCTCGGGCGGGAACGTCGACGCGTTCATCGACACGTTCGGCGACGGTTACGTGGAACTGGCGGTGGAGCTCGGCGTGCGGCCCGAGCGGATCAACACGATCCGCGACTGGCAGGCCGCGGCCAAGATCGGCGCGCGGACCTACGGAGAGGGCTCGGCGGCGTGCGCGGTCGTGATCGGCGAGCTGGCCCGGCTCGCCGCGCGCGGGGAGCTGGAGGTGCCGATCGCCCGCGTCTATCCGCTGGAGCGCGTCCGGGACGCGTTCCGCGAGCTGGAACGGCGACAGACACACGGCAAGATCGTGCTGCGGCCCTGA
- a CDS encoding TetR family transcriptional regulator, translating to MGRWQPDARGRLERAALELYVERGFERTSVAEIAERAGLTERTFFRHYADKREVLFAGSSLLQEALVGAVAGAPESFTALDAVAAALGAAAAVLQERQEHARRRQSVIDANTELQERELIKLASLSTALAGALRQRGVDDASAGLAAEVGIAIFKIAFRLWVDRTDDRELSEFIGQSFAGLKAVTADG from the coding sequence ATGGGTCGATGGCAGCCGGACGCGCGCGGACGCCTCGAACGGGCGGCACTGGAGCTCTACGTCGAGCGCGGCTTCGAGCGCACCTCGGTGGCGGAGATCGCCGAACGGGCGGGGCTGACGGAGCGGACGTTCTTCCGGCACTACGCGGACAAGCGCGAAGTGCTGTTCGCGGGATCGAGCCTCCTGCAGGAGGCGCTCGTGGGCGCTGTCGCCGGTGCTCCCGAGTCCTTCACTGCCCTGGACGCCGTGGCGGCCGCCCTCGGGGCTGCCGCGGCCGTGCTGCAAGAACGCCAGGAGCACGCCCGCAGGCGGCAGTCGGTCATCGACGCCAACACCGAACTGCAGGAACGCGAGTTGATCAAACTGGCCTCGCTGTCCACCGCGCTGGCCGGGGCGCTGCGGCAGCGCGGTGTCGACGACGCCTCCGCGGGTCTCGCCGCGGAGGTGGGCATCGCGATCTTCAAGATCGCGTTCCGGCTCTGGGTCGATCGGACCGACGACAGGGAACTGTCCGAGTTCATCGGACAGTCGTTCGCCGGTCTCAAGGCAGTGACCGCGGACGGGTGA
- a CDS encoding SDR family oxidoreductase, whose product MRVFVTGASGWIGSALVPELLDAGHQVVGLARSDASAAALTKAGADVVTGTLDDLDVLREAAAAADGVVHLAFKHDIAFSGGFQDAADADRRAVETFGETLAGSGRPFVLASGLIGLTPGRVSTEADGRTPDALSAHLPGGPRTRMGTAHLTVALADRNIRSAVVRLPPTVHGDGDQGFMASLIGIARDKGVAGYIGDGSQRWPAAHRGDVARLFRLALEGAPAGSVLHATAEQGVPIRSVAEVIGRHLDLPTRSVPAEDAAGHFTWMAGFLGLDSPADSGPTRELLGWRPSGPGLIEDLDAGHYFRTGKR is encoded by the coding sequence ATGCGTGTTTTCGTCACCGGGGCATCCGGATGGATCGGCTCCGCACTCGTACCCGAACTCCTCGACGCGGGGCACCAGGTCGTCGGGCTCGCCCGCTCGGACGCCTCCGCCGCGGCCCTGACGAAGGCCGGGGCCGACGTGGTGACCGGCACCCTCGACGACCTCGACGTCCTGCGGGAGGCCGCCGCGGCGGCGGACGGCGTCGTCCACCTCGCCTTCAAGCACGACATCGCCTTCTCCGGAGGCTTCCAGGACGCCGCCGACGCGGATCGCCGTGCCGTCGAGACCTTCGGTGAGACGCTCGCGGGCTCCGGCCGGCCGTTCGTACTCGCCTCCGGACTGATCGGGCTCACCCCCGGGCGGGTGAGCACCGAAGCGGACGGGCGGACCCCCGACGCACTGTCCGCGCACCTGCCGGGCGGCCCGCGCACCCGGATGGGCACCGCCCACCTGACCGTCGCCCTCGCCGACCGGAACATCCGCTCGGCCGTCGTACGGCTCCCCCCGACCGTGCACGGCGACGGCGACCAGGGGTTCATGGCGTCCCTGATCGGCATCGCCCGTGACAAGGGCGTCGCCGGGTACATCGGCGACGGTTCGCAGCGCTGGCCGGCCGCGCACCGCGGCGATGTAGCGCGGCTGTTCCGGCTCGCCCTGGAGGGCGCGCCCGCCGGATCGGTCCTGCACGCGACCGCCGAGCAGGGCGTACCGATCCGTTCGGTCGCCGAGGTCATCGGCCGCCACCTCGACCTGCCGACCCGCTCCGTCCCCGCGGAGGACGCGGCCGGGCACTTCACCTGGATGGCGGGATTCCTCGGCCTCGACAGCCCGGCCGACAGCGGGCCGACCCGCGAACTGCTGGGGTGGCGGCCGAGCGGGCCGGGTCTGATCGAGGACCTCGACGCGGGCCACTACTTCCGGACCGGGAAGCGGTAG
- a CDS encoding VOC family protein, translating into MPLSLHHLVIDAHDLPSLARFWAGVLGWRILSEREREVVIGPDETAPVGICFMPVTDRKAVKNRLHLDLTSAAEDREAEIERVLALGARRADVGQSGDESWTVLADPEGNEFCVVRPKATLIG; encoded by the coding sequence ATGCCCCTCTCACTGCATCACCTCGTCATCGACGCGCACGACCTCCCGTCCCTGGCCCGGTTCTGGGCCGGGGTGCTGGGCTGGCGAATCCTGTCCGAGCGGGAACGGGAGGTCGTGATCGGGCCGGACGAGACGGCCCCGGTGGGGATCTGCTTCATGCCGGTGACGGACCGCAAGGCCGTCAAGAACCGCCTGCACCTCGATCTGACCTCCGCGGCCGAGGACCGGGAGGCGGAGATCGAGCGCGTCCTCGCGCTCGGCGCCCGGCGGGCCGACGTCGGGCAGAGCGGCGACGAGTCGTGGACCGTGCTGGCCGATCCGGAGGGGAACGAGTTCTGCGTGGTCCGCCCGAAGGCGACCCTCATCGGCTAG
- a CDS encoding MFS transporter → MDGDRQGWRQCLLSGAVFAVCMAGTTLPTPLYGLYQEKFGFSELTVTVVYAVYAFGVIGVLLLAGNASDSVGRRPVLLWGLGFAAASAVCFLCATGLGWLYVGRLLSGLSAGLFTGAATAYVMELAPPGGAARATFVATAANMGGLGCGPLLAGLLAQYAPWPLYLPFAVHLVLVACSAAVLLRLPETVRERRPLSTVRPQRPGLPPQVRPVFGPPAIAAFVGFALFGVFTSVSPSFLAESLDIDNHAVSGLVVALAFFASTAGQLAVGKVGVGRSLPLGCALLLGGLALLAGALRWDLLVLVVLSAIVGGGGQGLAFRAALATVAQASPEHQRAAVISTLFVVAYAGISVPVIGVGVLVGPIGLEGAGLVFIACMAVLVSVAGVYLLRRRPASVNT, encoded by the coding sequence ATGGACGGTGATCGCCAAGGGTGGCGCCAGTGTTTGCTCAGCGGGGCGGTGTTCGCCGTATGCATGGCCGGCACGACACTGCCGACCCCCCTCTACGGCCTGTACCAGGAGAAGTTCGGATTCTCCGAGCTGACGGTCACCGTCGTGTACGCCGTCTACGCCTTCGGGGTCATCGGCGTGCTGCTGCTCGCGGGCAACGCCTCCGACTCCGTCGGCCGGCGGCCGGTACTGCTGTGGGGCCTCGGCTTCGCGGCGGCGAGCGCCGTCTGCTTCCTGTGCGCCACCGGACTGGGCTGGCTGTACGTGGGACGGCTGCTGTCGGGCCTGTCCGCCGGCCTGTTCACCGGCGCCGCCACCGCCTACGTGATGGAACTGGCACCGCCGGGCGGCGCCGCCCGCGCCACCTTCGTCGCGACGGCCGCGAACATGGGCGGCCTCGGCTGCGGTCCGCTGCTCGCCGGGCTGCTCGCGCAGTACGCGCCCTGGCCGCTGTACCTGCCGTTCGCCGTCCACCTCGTCCTCGTGGCCTGCTCGGCCGCCGTCCTGCTGCGACTCCCCGAGACCGTACGGGAACGCCGGCCGCTCAGCACCGTACGACCGCAGCGACCGGGCCTGCCCCCGCAGGTGCGGCCGGTGTTCGGGCCCCCCGCGATCGCCGCCTTCGTGGGGTTCGCGCTGTTCGGGGTCTTCACATCGGTCAGCCCCTCGTTCCTCGCCGAGTCCCTGGACATCGACAACCACGCCGTGAGCGGGCTGGTCGTCGCACTCGCCTTCTTCGCCTCGACCGCCGGTCAGCTCGCCGTCGGCAAGGTCGGCGTGGGACGGTCACTGCCACTGGGCTGCGCCCTGCTCCTCGGCGGTCTCGCGCTGCTCGCGGGCGCGCTGCGCTGGGACCTGTTGGTGCTGGTGGTGCTGAGCGCGATCGTCGGCGGTGGCGGCCAGGGCCTGGCGTTCCGCGCGGCCCTCGCCACCGTGGCCCAGGCCTCTCCCGAGCATCAGCGCGCGGCGGTGATCTCGACTCTCTTCGTGGTCGCCTACGCGGGAATCTCGGTGCCGGTGATCGGGGTCGGCGTGCTGGTGGGTCCGATCGGACTGGAGGGCGCCGGGCTCGTCTTCATCGCCTGCATGGCCGTCCTGGTCTCCGTCGCGGGCGTCTACCTGCTCAGGCGACGGCCGGCGTCGGTGAACACCTAG